In Candidatus Poribacteria bacterium, a single window of DNA contains:
- a CDS encoding DUF362 domain-containing protein has translation MTTSEPSRREFLRLSALGAASGALWLRRESVLAQKPPARVVEVQSETVQREHLVDGSVLRAMVDDGIRALTGKRTADTGWKMLVAPNDVVAIKASVTVPGLSTHHALIDEVIRSLVGADVPPQNIFVWDRFAPHLARFAYSGKPAPERGFGDPVGTLVASEGEASQISVDGYDEALYVETDEDLAARRDAHGTLSHYSNVLTKRATRIVSLPVLKSHPIVGLSGALSSLALGSVSNTARFHATNGDGVPVIADIWTQSALRGKHAVTIVDALSGAYSTGPGYDPVWHWDANRLYMSRDPVALDTVLLEALNARRQAQPESRLKTITRETGYIRRAAELAIGTADTDDIEREQLTIS, from the coding sequence ATGACGACATCGGAACCGAGTCGACGCGAATTCCTGCGACTGAGCGCCCTGGGCGCGGCGAGCGGAGCCCTGTGGCTCAGGCGCGAGTCGGTTCTGGCGCAGAAGCCTCCGGCTCGAGTTGTCGAGGTGCAGTCGGAGACGGTGCAGCGGGAACACCTCGTCGATGGTTCGGTGCTGAGAGCGATGGTGGACGACGGGATCCGTGCTTTGACGGGCAAGCGGACAGCGGACACGGGTTGGAAGATGCTCGTCGCGCCCAATGACGTCGTCGCGATCAAGGCGAGCGTCACGGTGCCCGGTCTGTCGACTCACCATGCCTTGATCGACGAGGTGATCCGGTCGCTGGTCGGAGCCGATGTGCCGCCGCAGAACATCTTCGTCTGGGATCGCTTCGCGCCCCATTTGGCGCGATTCGCGTACAGCGGGAAGCCAGCGCCGGAACGTGGGTTCGGCGACCCCGTCGGAACGCTCGTCGCATCCGAGGGCGAAGCGTCGCAGATATCGGTCGACGGATACGACGAAGCGCTGTACGTCGAGACGGACGAGGACCTTGCGGCTCGCCGCGATGCTCACGGCACGCTGTCACACTACAGCAACGTGCTGACCAAACGGGCGACGCGCATCGTCTCGTTGCCTGTGCTCAAGTCGCACCCCATCGTCGGGTTGAGCGGCGCGTTGTCGTCGCTCGCGTTGGGATCGGTCAGCAACACGGCGCGGTTCCACGCGACGAACGGCGACGGCGTTCCCGTGATCGCCGACATCTGGACCCAGAGCGCGCTCCGCGGCAAACACGCCGTCACCATCGTGGACGCCTTGTCGGGTGCGTACTCGACGGGCCCGGGTTACGATCCCGTATGGCACTGGGATGCGAACCGCCTCTACATGTCGCGCGATCCGGTGGCGCTCGATACCGTTCTGCTCGAAGCGCTGAACGCGCGTCGTCAGGCTCAGCCGGAGTCACGGCTGAAGACGATCACTCGCGAGACGGGCTATATCCGACGCGCTGCGGAGCTCGCCATCGGCACGGCTGATACCGACGATATCGAGCGCGAGCAACTGACCATATCCTGA
- a CDS encoding LamG domain-containing protein: MRRLLLSVCALIVVASVARGIDFDSMVLYVPFEEGAGAKVGDKSATGASGAVTGDLKWVKDGKLGGGIQLVAGSYVEFPDIPQLDITKAITLLGWIYPTEAPGDSNLWGRRNPANAGGYTMQWTAGKVEIWCHFGGWKGTRGIQKETPKLNEWHFVAGVYDGKDVIQYVDGKLDATTPGGGAMDKIPQTFRIGLAQTNLMPIPGKVDEVAVFNKALSLAELDDIRASGIPTLLAVSPGGKSASTWATLKTSR, encoded by the coding sequence ATGAGGCGACTTCTACTGAGTGTGTGCGCCTTGATCGTCGTTGCGTCGGTGGCGCGTGGCATCGATTTCGACAGCATGGTGCTCTACGTGCCGTTCGAAGAAGGCGCGGGAGCCAAGGTCGGGGACAAGAGCGCGACCGGGGCATCCGGCGCGGTCACCGGCGACCTGAAGTGGGTGAAGGACGGCAAGCTGGGCGGCGGCATCCAGCTCGTCGCCGGCAGCTACGTCGAGTTCCCCGACATCCCCCAACTGGACATCACCAAGGCGATCACGCTTCTCGGCTGGATCTATCCGACCGAAGCGCCCGGCGACTCGAACCTGTGGGGTCGGCGCAATCCAGCGAATGCCGGCGGATACACGATGCAATGGACTGCCGGCAAGGTCGAGATATGGTGTCACTTCGGCGGCTGGAAGGGGACTCGAGGGATCCAGAAGGAGACGCCCAAGCTGAACGAATGGCACTTCGTCGCTGGCGTGTACGACGGGAAGGATGTCATCCAGTACGTGGACGGCAAGCTCGACGCGACGACGCCCGGCGGCGGCGCGATGGACAAGATCCCTCAGACCTTCCGCATCGGGCTGGCTCAGACGAACCTGATGCCCATACCGGGAAAGGTGGATGAGGTCGCCGTCTTCAACAAGGCGCTCAGCCTCGCGGAGCTCGATGACATCCGCGCATCGGGTATCCCGACGTTGCTTGCAGTCTCTCCCGGCGGAAAGTCCGCCTCCACTTGGGCGACTCTGAAGACATCGCGCTAG